The Nitrospira sp. KM1 genome includes a window with the following:
- a CDS encoding SIR2 family protein codes for MMPEQVQQHIRAQGQILKTRDDPAPIFIRYDATTTEPSKAFKVSPDTPCSWAKADETFGPEKLRPRIEPWLTALVQSEHLSLLLGSGLTHAIHGLATEAELPGMTAVKFDVLSAEITEDAKRVATMAGRNSGNFEDQIRAANELLRGLEIVASTKAGDSHEQEQVEGLRKDLKSALASFANSILKAERSLAATATVKREEAFNYLVSFLMSFASRSGTRDRLNLFTTNYDRYIEAGADVAGLRLIDRFVGTLAPLFRASRLDIDLHYNPPGIRGEPRYLEGVARFTKLHGSVDWVDVERTIRRIGLPFGAEDAAPYLNAPGLNGADAMRFMIYPNAAKDRETASHPYVELFRDFAAGICRPNSTLVCYGYSFGDDHINRVIEDMLTIPSAHLVIIAYGDPLGRIMRTYEKLRRHAQITLLLGDHLGNLAILVEHYLPKPAIDRTTFRMAELLKARWGTQQAQHDTVSEAVPDGGGSVS; via the coding sequence ATGATGCCGGAGCAAGTTCAGCAACACATCAGGGCTCAAGGGCAGATTCTCAAGACTCGCGATGACCCTGCTCCAATCTTCATCAGGTACGATGCAACCACAACGGAACCTAGCAAAGCCTTCAAAGTATCTCCTGACACCCCCTGCTCCTGGGCGAAGGCCGATGAGACCTTTGGTCCAGAGAAATTACGACCGCGCATCGAACCTTGGCTGACGGCCCTCGTCCAGTCTGAGCACCTGTCTTTGCTTCTCGGCTCCGGGTTGACTCACGCCATTCACGGACTCGCGACAGAGGCGGAGTTACCTGGTATGACCGCTGTCAAGTTCGACGTGCTGTCCGCGGAAATCACGGAGGATGCAAAACGCGTCGCTACGATGGCAGGGCGGAACAGTGGCAACTTTGAGGACCAGATCCGTGCGGCCAACGAGCTTTTGCGGGGCCTCGAGATCGTCGCGTCAACCAAGGCAGGAGATTCCCATGAACAGGAGCAGGTCGAAGGGCTGCGGAAGGACCTGAAAAGCGCCCTTGCCTCGTTTGCTAATTCGATCCTCAAGGCGGAGCGGAGCCTGGCAGCAACGGCTACGGTGAAGCGAGAGGAGGCGTTTAACTACCTCGTCAGCTTTCTGATGAGCTTCGCCAGCCGATCTGGCACGAGAGATCGTCTGAATCTATTCACGACGAACTACGACCGTTATATTGAAGCCGGTGCAGATGTGGCTGGGCTTCGGCTGATTGACCGCTTCGTCGGAACCCTTGCGCCGCTATTCCGGGCGTCGCGCCTGGATATCGATTTGCATTACAACCCGCCCGGCATCCGAGGCGAACCGCGCTATCTTGAAGGCGTGGCACGGTTCACGAAGCTACATGGATCGGTCGATTGGGTGGATGTGGAACGCACCATCCGGCGGATCGGACTGCCGTTTGGCGCGGAGGATGCCGCGCCTTATCTCAACGCTCCGGGACTTAACGGCGCTGATGCAATGCGGTTCATGATCTATCCGAATGCCGCTAAGGACCGGGAGACGGCCTCGCATCCGTATGTCGAACTGTTCCGCGACTTCGCCGCAGGGATTTGTCGTCCCAACAGCACCTTGGTCTGCTATGGCTATAGCTTCGGCGACGACCACATCAACCGGGTCATCGAGGACATGCTGACGATTCCGTCGGCACATCTCGTAATCATCGCCTACGGCGACCCCCTCGGCCGAATTATGCGCACGTATGAGAAGTTGAGGAGACATGCTCAAATCACGCTGTTGCTTGGAGATCATCTCGGTAACCTCGCGATTCTCGTCGAACACTACCTGCCGAAACCGGCCATCGACCGCACCACGTTCCGCATGGCGGAGTTGCTGAAAGCCAGGTGGGGCACGCAGCAAGCCCAACACGACACTGTTAGCGAAGCCGTGCCTGATGGTGGAGGTTCAGTGTCGTGA
- a CDS encoding class I SAM-dependent DNA methyltransferase — MNNGDLNWIANFIWGIADDVLRDLYVRGKYRDVILPMTVLRRLDAVLESTKQAVLDMKASLNKAKVVHQDPALRQAAGQDFYNKSKFTLRDLSARSSQQQLKADFEAYLDGFSPNVQDILDNFEFRNQIPRLSKADALGTLISKFLSPDINLSPNPVKNNDGSVKHPGLDNHAMGTIFEELVRRFNEENNEEAGEHWTPRDAVKLMAKLIFLPIAEKIQSGTYLLYDGACGTGGMLTVAEDTLQQLAAEHKKKVATHLYGQEINAETYAIAKADLLLKGEGEAADNLVGGPEHSTLSNDAFPSREFDFMLSNPPYGKSWKSDLERLGGKDGLKDPRFMIQHGGDSEYSLITRSSDGQMLFLANMLSKIKHRTKLGSRIAEVHNGSSLFTGDAGQGESNIRRWIIENDWLEAIVALPLNMFYNTDIATYVWVLTNRKPDHRKGKTQLIDATQWFKPLRKNLGKKNCELSDDDIQRICRTFLDFKETEQSKIFRNEAFGYWKVTVERPLRLKGIDSGKVYSPKEIKALKETGERDEKAQPVIKTIHKKGAKSDPLFGLFEATISGKSVVVEYEPDTELRDTEQIPLLEKGGIEAFIRREVLPHVPDAWYDPESIKIGYEISFTRYFYKPQPLRTLEEIRADILALEKVTEGLLGEIVGGGH; from the coding sequence ATGAATAATGGAGATTTGAACTGGATTGCGAACTTCATTTGGGGAATCGCCGACGATGTGCTGCGCGATCTCTATGTACGAGGAAAATATCGGGACGTGATCCTGCCGATGACCGTGCTCCGTCGCTTGGACGCGGTATTGGAATCGACCAAGCAAGCAGTGCTGGATATGAAGGCCTCGCTTAATAAGGCCAAAGTAGTTCACCAAGATCCCGCGTTGCGGCAGGCGGCCGGCCAAGATTTTTACAACAAGTCTAAGTTTACGCTTCGCGATCTCAGCGCCCGATCCAGCCAACAACAACTCAAGGCTGACTTCGAAGCGTACCTGGATGGATTCTCCCCGAACGTTCAGGACATCCTGGACAATTTCGAGTTTCGCAATCAGATCCCGCGCCTCTCCAAAGCTGATGCCCTCGGTACATTGATCAGCAAGTTCCTGTCGCCGGACATCAATCTGAGCCCGAATCCAGTCAAGAACAACGACGGATCGGTCAAACATCCAGGACTGGACAACCACGCAATGGGGACGATCTTTGAGGAACTGGTTCGCCGGTTCAACGAAGAAAACAACGAAGAAGCCGGCGAACACTGGACACCGCGTGATGCCGTGAAATTAATGGCCAAGCTGATCTTCCTGCCGATCGCCGAAAAGATTCAGTCAGGGACGTATCTGCTGTACGACGGTGCCTGCGGCACGGGCGGCATGTTGACGGTGGCGGAAGACACGCTGCAACAACTGGCGGCCGAGCATAAGAAGAAAGTGGCCACGCACCTCTATGGGCAGGAGATCAATGCCGAAACCTATGCCATCGCCAAGGCCGATCTCCTGCTGAAAGGCGAAGGGGAAGCGGCGGACAATCTTGTCGGGGGACCGGAGCACTCCACGCTGTCCAACGATGCCTTCCCCTCAAGGGAATTCGATTTCATGCTCTCGAATCCACCTTATGGGAAGAGCTGGAAGAGCGATCTCGAACGCCTGGGCGGGAAGGACGGTCTCAAAGATCCGCGCTTCATGATTCAGCACGGAGGCGATTCCGAATACTCGCTGATCACGCGATCGAGCGACGGACAGATGTTGTTCCTGGCCAACATGCTGTCCAAGATAAAGCACAGGACCAAACTCGGCAGCCGGATTGCCGAAGTACACAACGGCTCATCGCTCTTCACCGGCGATGCCGGCCAAGGCGAAAGCAACATTCGTCGCTGGATCATCGAAAACGATTGGCTGGAAGCCATCGTTGCCCTGCCGTTGAACATGTTCTACAACACCGACATCGCCACCTATGTCTGGGTTCTCACCAACCGGAAACCGGATCATCGTAAAGGCAAAACCCAACTCATCGACGCCACACAGTGGTTCAAGCCGCTGCGCAAGAACCTGGGCAAGAAGAACTGTGAGCTGTCGGACGACGACATCCAGCGCATCTGTCGGACATTTCTTGATTTCAAAGAGACCGAGCAGTCGAAGATATTTCGCAACGAGGCATTCGGCTATTGGAAAGTGACGGTCGAGCGGCCGCTGCGGCTCAAGGGAATTGATTCCGGCAAAGTGTACAGTCCCAAAGAGATCAAAGCGCTCAAGGAGACGGGCGAGCGGGATGAGAAGGCCCAGCCGGTGATCAAAACGATCCATAAGAAAGGGGCGAAGTCCGATCCATTGTTCGGCTTGTTTGAGGCAACGATCAGCGGCAAATCCGTTGTGGTGGAATACGAGCCCGATACCGAACTGCGTGACACAGAGCAAATTCCATTATTGGAAAAAGGCGGTATCGAAGCGTTCATCCGTAGAGAGGTGCTCCCCCACGTACCGGACGCATGGTACGACCCGGAGAGTATCAAAATCGGCTACGAGATTAGCTTCACGCGTTACTTCTACAAGCCGCAGCCGCTACGCACGCTGGAGGAGATTCGGGCGGATATCCTGGCGCTGGAGAAGGTGACAGAGGGGTTATTGGGGGAGATTGTCGGAGGTGGCCACTAA
- a CDS encoding HigA family addiction module antitoxin: MAPKGMKIGMKPAHPGGFIKTEILDELGLNVTQAAGILGVRRATLSDLVNEKASLTPEMALRLEKAFRLSMDMLLQMQAWYDSTEMRKQAGKIKIEPFIPA, encoded by the coding sequence ATGGCGCCGAAAGGAATGAAAATCGGGATGAAGCCTGCCCATCCGGGAGGGTTCATCAAGACGGAAATCTTGGACGAGCTCGGTCTGAACGTGACCCAGGCAGCCGGAATCCTTGGCGTACGCCGTGCGACACTCTCCGACCTGGTGAATGAAAAAGCCTCGCTGACGCCGGAAATGGCGCTGCGTTTGGAGAAGGCCTTCCGTCTCAGCATGGACATGCTGCTTCAGATGCAGGCCTGGTACGACAGCACCGAGATGCGTAAGCAAGCCGGGAAAATCAAGATCGAGCCCTTCATCCCGGCCTAG
- a CDS encoding addiction module antidote protein: MKKSKAYQPYLIDSLRDIGEAEDYLNAALEEEDPELFMLALRNVAEAQGGVARLAEKTKLNRESLYKMLSERGTPEFRSLDALLRALGFRLAITANR; this comes from the coding sequence ATGAAAAAGAGCAAGGCTTATCAACCCTACTTGATCGACAGCCTGCGTGATATAGGCGAAGCCGAAGACTATTTAAATGCTGCGTTAGAGGAGGAAGATCCTGAACTGTTCATGTTGGCGCTGAGGAATGTAGCGGAGGCTCAAGGCGGTGTGGCCCGACTGGCTGAGAAAACCAAGCTCAATCGCGAGAGCCTGTACAAAATGCTCTCCGAGCGGGGTACCCCCGAGTTTCGCAGCCTCGATGCCTTATTGCGTGCCTTGGGATTCCGACTCGCTATCACGGCAAACCGTTAA
- a CDS encoding YtxH domain-containing protein, protein MSDQGKYAAKMAALVAGGAVVGAGIGLLFAPQTGAETRRDIGRYAKKAQVNATRWGRAVQSGVKDVVDRSKAIVQKRDLHTKEAA, encoded by the coding sequence ATGTCTGACCAGGGAAAGTATGCGGCAAAGATGGCGGCATTGGTCGCGGGCGGGGCGGTTGTCGGAGCGGGGATCGGGCTGCTGTTCGCACCGCAGACCGGCGCAGAAACGCGGCGCGATATCGGGCGATATGCCAAGAAGGCGCAGGTGAATGCAACGCGCTGGGGCCGCGCCGTGCAGAGCGGAGTGAAAGATGTCGTGGACCGCAGCAAGGCCATTGTCCAGAAGCGGGACCTTCATACGAAAGAAGCGGCCTAA
- the lgt gene encoding prolipoprotein diacylglyceryl transferase, giving the protein MPYPNIDPVFLDLGVVQLRWYGLMYLIGLTIAYFVIRQKTATLGLGLTKDQVYDMVVWAAFGVFIGGRLGYTLFYNLSYYLEHPLKIFAVWEGGMSFHGGLIGTIVALIWFAKRQHIPVYTVADMAAAVTPIGLGLGRMGNFINGELFGRASDVPWCMVFPYGGPVCRHPSQLYEAALEGVLLFTALWLIGRRPTPPGTVFWSFITGYGICRMIAELFREPDAHIGFLFGSFSMGQILSFPMIVIGSFMLVLGYQRRTLTSGPAGGKVTTG; this is encoded by the coding sequence ATTCCTTATCCGAACATCGACCCCGTCTTCCTGGACCTCGGAGTGGTACAGCTTCGATGGTACGGGCTCATGTACCTGATCGGGCTCACCATCGCCTATTTTGTGATCCGTCAAAAAACTGCCACGTTGGGTCTGGGGCTAACCAAAGACCAGGTCTATGACATGGTCGTGTGGGCGGCGTTCGGTGTCTTCATCGGCGGGCGCCTCGGCTATACGCTGTTCTATAACCTGTCCTATTACCTCGAACACCCGCTGAAGATTTTTGCAGTCTGGGAAGGAGGCATGTCGTTTCACGGCGGGCTGATCGGCACGATCGTGGCGTTGATTTGGTTCGCCAAGCGGCAGCACATCCCGGTCTATACCGTGGCCGACATGGCCGCCGCCGTCACGCCGATCGGACTCGGACTGGGGCGGATGGGAAACTTCATCAACGGTGAGCTCTTCGGAAGAGCATCCGATGTCCCCTGGTGCATGGTGTTTCCCTACGGGGGTCCGGTCTGCCGGCACCCGTCGCAGCTGTACGAGGCAGCATTGGAAGGCGTGCTGCTGTTCACGGCGCTGTGGCTGATCGGAAGACGGCCGACGCCGCCTGGAACCGTGTTCTGGAGTTTCATCACCGGATACGGCATCTGCCGGATGATCGCCGAGCTCTTCCGCGAGCCGGACGCTCACATCGGGTTTCTGTTCGGGTCGTTCTCGATGGGGCAGATTCTCTCATTCCCCATGATCGTGATCGGCAGCTTCATGCTGGTGCTGGGATACCAACGCCGCACGCTCACGAGTGGACCGGCCGGCGGCAAGGTCACGACGGGCTGA
- a CDS encoding metallopeptidase family protein — MSARRRHHVSEEAFAALVEQAVDDLPAPYDKMIEEVSVVVEEEPPADVLRDLELESEDDLLGLYQGVSLAEPAFFQTGGQQPPRISIYRGPILRLCRTPEEIRQEVRDTVVHELGHHVGLDDDEMPY; from the coding sequence GTGAGCGCCCGGCGCCGCCATCATGTCTCAGAGGAGGCCTTTGCCGCTTTGGTCGAGCAGGCCGTCGATGACCTGCCTGCGCCGTACGACAAGATGATCGAGGAAGTCTCGGTGGTCGTCGAGGAAGAGCCGCCCGCAGATGTCCTTCGCGATTTGGAACTCGAATCGGAGGACGACCTGCTGGGACTCTACCAAGGGGTCTCGCTTGCGGAGCCGGCGTTTTTCCAAACCGGAGGACAGCAACCGCCACGCATCTCCATCTACCGCGGGCCGATTTTACGGTTGTGCCGGACTCCGGAAGAAATCAGGCAGGAAGTACGGGACACGGTGGTTCACGAGCTGGGCCATCATGTCGGTTTGGACGACGACGAAATGCCGTATTGA
- a CDS encoding tetratricopeptide repeat protein, with protein MSVPGILLVLFTLIAGCSKTTQAMNTLQPPPDVTPAVAAELQKGNALFASRDWSGAEQAYRHTIVLDPSVAEAHYNLGVTLDRMGNPAEARKHYMEAANLAPGNKVIWDSPPLRSQQGGLQHDISKKSYQDPTYKGF; from the coding sequence ATGTCAGTTCCCGGAATTCTGCTAGTTCTGTTCACTCTCATCGCCGGCTGTTCCAAAACCACGCAGGCGATGAACACACTGCAGCCGCCACCGGACGTCACGCCGGCGGTGGCTGCTGAACTCCAAAAGGGCAATGCGCTCTTCGCCTCGCGCGACTGGTCCGGGGCCGAACAGGCGTACCGTCACACGATCGTGCTCGATCCCTCGGTGGCCGAAGCGCATTACAATCTGGGTGTCACGCTCGATCGAATGGGCAATCCGGCTGAAGCGCGGAAGCATTATATGGAGGCCGCGAATCTCGCTCCCGGCAACAAGGTGATCTGGGACTCCCCTCCGCTCCGGAGTCAGCAAGGCGGACTGCAGCACGACATCAGCAAGAAATCATACCAGGATCCCACCTATAAAGGATTCTGA